The DNA region AGGTGGCCCGTCAGGTGCAGCAGATCCTCCAGCGCTACAAGGCGCTGCAGGACATCATCGCCATCCTGGGCATGGACGAGCTGTCGGAAGAGGACAAGCTGACGGTGGCGCGCGCCCGCAAGATCGAGCGCTTCCTGTCGCAGCCCTTCCACGTCGCCGAGGTGTTCACCGGCTCGCCGGGCGTGTTCGTGTCGATGGAAGACACGATCCGCGGCTTCAAGGGCCTGTGCGAAGGCAAGTACGACTACCTGCCCGAGCCGGCCTTCTACATGGTCGGCACCATCGAGCAGGCGGTCGAGAAGGGCAAGAAGCTCGCCGCCGAGGCCGCCTAAGCGGTCCGATGGCGCCCGCGGCCTGCGGCCGCGGCCATCCCTGAGGTGCCCGCCGAACCGCCGCGCAAGCGGCGTCCGGCGGGATCGGACCGGCGCCGGATCTCCCGGCCCGACCGGTCACGCGAGCTGCGCCCGGCAGCTCAAGAACCGAGAGCTTGAGACATGGCCGAGTTTCCCTTCGAGCTGGTGAGCCCCGAGAAGCTGGTGTTTTCCGGGCAGGTCGAGCACGTCGTGGTCCCGGGTGCGGACGGCGAGTTCGGCGTGATGGCCGGCCACGCGCCGGTGATCTCGACCCTGAAGCCCGGCCGCCTGACCATCTTCGCCGCCGGCCAGCCGGCCCGTCATCTGTTCGTGCGCGGCGGCTTCGCCGAGGCGCGCCCCGATGGCCTGACGGTGCTGGCGGAACTGGCGATCCCGCTCGAGGAGCTGGACGCCGCGCGCCTCGCCCAGGAAATCCAGGACGCCGAGGAAGACGTGGCCGACGCCACTGTCGAGGC from Blastochloris tepida includes:
- a CDS encoding F0F1 ATP synthase subunit epsilon; this translates as MAEFPFELVSPEKLVFSGQVEHVVVPGADGEFGVMAGHAPVISTLKPGRLTIFAAGQPARHLFVRGGFAEARPDGLTVLAELAIPLEELDAARLAQEIQDAEEDVADATVEAVRLTAQERLERLREFQAALIQSGGFGGSHSGH